A region of Lycium barbarum isolate Lr01 chromosome 3, ASM1917538v2, whole genome shotgun sequence DNA encodes the following proteins:
- the LOC132629908 gene encoding heat stress transcription factor A-3, whose translation MELQGNNSTDLTQFFSVDIFLCLCRRYLYIPPLTPFTDHYTSWQILLKKNMKPSDKNQESHNTTEMEPEFAVMSPISSPLINFESFEQLSVPQPMECLHGTQIPPFLSKTYDLVDDPLLDSIVSWGKNGESFVVWDPLEFSRLVLPRNFKHSNFSSFVRQLNTYGFRKIEADRWEFANEGFLRGKRHLLKNIQRRKSTHQAGSSSSSGSSAAVDEIEKLRKEKSLMMQEVVELQQQQRGTVQQMEAVNDKLQAAEQRQKQMVSFLAKMFQNPTFLARIQQMKEQGKITSPRTTRKFVKHQPHDPGRVGSSMEGQIVKYRPEFQDLPETGVGMEAEGLMMELELLKSPERFIEGASNVNPDGSHFEGKNVASPQLEDMPEYFVAFPEELGKEKNISGIESMVKEEELWSMENIGTELWGSYSNYVPDFGVSSGLSDLWDIDPLQAAGSSGVDKWPDDESPFGQSQNQANQPKNDSF comes from the exons atggaGCTTCAAGGAAACAACTCAACCGACTTAACACAGTTCTTTTCAGTAGATATTTTCCTGTGTCTATGTCGGCGTTACCTATATATACCTCCCTTAACCCCCTTCACTGACCATTACACATCCTGGCAAATTCTACTGAAAAAAAACATGAAACCATCAGATAAAAACCAAGAATCTCATAATACTACTGAAATGGAACCTGAATTTGCAGTTATGTCACCAATTTCTTCTCCTTTGATCAATTTTGAATCTTTTGAACAGTTAAGTGTGCCACAGCCTATGGAATGTTTACATGGGACACAAATTCCACCATTTTTATCAAAGACTTATGATTTAGTTGATGACCCTTTATTGGATTCTATTGTTTCTTGGGGTAAAAATGGAGAAAGCTTTGTTGTATGGGATCCATTGGAGTTTTCAAGATTGGTTCTTCCAAGGAATTTCAAGCATAGCAATTTTTCCAGCTTTGTCAGACAGCTTAATACTTAT GGATTTCGCAAAATCGAAGCTGACAGGTGGGAGTTTGCGAATGAAGGGTTCTTGAGAGGAAAAAGACATTTGTTGAAGAACATACAAAGGCGAAAGTCAACACATCAGGCTGGGAGTTCTAGTTCTTCTGGATCATCCGCTGCAGTAGATGAGATTGAGAAACTCAGGAAGGAGAAGAGTTTGATGATGCAAGAAGTAGTTGAATTGCAGCAGCAGCAGCGTGGGACGGTTCAACAAATGGAAGCCGTTAATGATAAGCTTCAGGCTGCAGAACAAAGACAGAAGCAGATGGTTTCATTCTTGGCCAAGATGTTTCAGAATCCCACGTTCTTGGCTCGCATTCAACAAATGAAGGAGCAAGGAAAAATTACTTCTCCAAGAACAACGAGGAAATTCGTCAAACATCAGCCACATGATCCCGGTAGAGTCGGGTCTTCCATGGAAGGGCAGATAGTCAAGTACAGGCCTGAATTTCAAGACCTTCCAGAAACTGGTGTAGGAATGGAAGCTGAGGGACTGATGATGGAACTTGAACTTCTCAAAAGTCCAGAACGGTTTATAGAAGGAGCTTCAAACGTTAACCCTGATGGCTCTCATTTTGAAGGGAAGAATGTAGCTAGTCCTCAATTAGAAGACATGCCTGAGTACTTTGTCGCTTTCCCAGAGGAGTTGGGGAAGGAGAAGAACATTTCAGGTATTGAAAGTATGGTGAAAGAAGAGGAATTATGGAGCATGGAAAATATTGGCACTGAGTTATGGGGTAGTTATAGTAACTATGTCCCGGACTTCGGAGTTAGTTCTGGTTTGTCAGATTTGTGGGATATAGATCCCTTGCAGGCAGCTGGAAGTTCTGGTGTCGATAAGTGGCCAGATGATGAGTCTCCTTTTGGTCAGTCTCAGAACCAAGCCAACCAGCCCAAGAATGATAGTTTTTAG